ATGCATGTCCTCTTCTAATTTTCTCTATTTAAACCTCTCCTACACTCAACtaacaaaatatatactctCTAGCTATATATAGCTTTTCTCCCATAATTAAAATGGctttagaagaaaaagaagaagcaatTGTAGTTGTCAACATGGAGAacatacaacaacaacaacaagagcATGTTTCTGATCATCCTATACTCCAAGGGCAGAAACAACCTTCGTTTCGAAGAAACGATTCTCTTGAAATAGAAGCTCGCACCACCTCCCACGCTCGTCATTCTAAAGTACATATTAACTCTAATTATGTTAATTAACATACTAGTAACTTACTTGTCAATACCTCACAAATTTTACAGAATTTACGGctggattaaaaatttatattatatatatcatcTATGTAGAACTTTACACAAGTCTAAAATCGTTTGCtcatatatatatcatataaatcgATTGTAGGGGCCATCAACTGCGATGATACTACAACTAGCATTTCAAAGTCTCGGAATAGTTTACGGAGACATTGGAACCTCGCCGTTGTATGTCTATTCAAGCACTTTCACTCACGGTATAAAACACAATGATGATATATTGGGAGTTCTTTCattaatcttttataccctCACTCTCATCCCTCTTCTCAAATATGTCTTCTTCGTCTTAAGGGCCACTGATAATGGCGATGGTTAGTATCCTACTATATATATGTATCTTTTCAgtctatttttcatttatgtgtAATTACCTCGTAGATATATATAATTCTACTCAGGATGATTCCAGAGGGTGTTCGAGAGGAGCGACTGCACATGACACCATAATTTTAGGGGCACCAATTTTTTTACTTAGTCTGTGTgttatgtgcgtgcgtgcaatCGCACGTGCGTTCGTGtcttaaaagtaaataattattaaactaaattttaaaatagacttaGACTATTATAATTTGATAGTGAAATCtatttaaagaattaaaaattattaaagagaTTCTAACAATTGAAagtatatttttaacttttttttttcacattatatatttttatatgacttataaaaaaattggagcaccaaaattataatttgCATAGGTCACCCAAAGTCTAAGGGACGGCCCTGGTCCTACTGCAATTGAAATATGTTAGAATTAGTTGAATGTTAGAAGTTAGTTATAGTTAGTTGATAGTTAGTTATATTTGTTATCTCATGATCACTAATACTATATATAACGTGATCATATATTAATTGTAATAATCTTCTTCAGTATATCAATTCTAAAACCAATATTTCTCTCAATATCTACCATGATTCTCAATACTAATTAGTCGTTAATTCAAACATATATTTGTTAGGTGGAACATTTGCTTTGTACTCTCTGATATGTCGTTACGCGAGAGTGGGATTAATTCCGAATCGACAAGCAGAGGATGCAGATGTGTCGAATTATCAGCTGGAATTGCCAAACAACCGCGAGAAGAGAGCATCAAAGCTTAAATCTATGCTTGAGAATAATCACTTTATGAAGCTATTCCTCTTATTTGCTACTATGCTTGGCACTTCCATGGTCATTGGTGATGGTGTTCTCACCCCTTGCATCTCTGGTAATTTGTCATGTTTTGTTTACGAAAGAGACACTTAACAATTGATACATGCTTATTGATGTATAGTATGAGCCTATAATAGTGTGATTAATTTACTGTTAAATATTGTTGCAGTTTTATCAGCTGTGGGAGGGATCAAGGAAGCTGCGAACCAAATAACCGAAAGTAAGTACTATGATTAATTTAGTACATTTTGTTTTATAGGTGGCGCggttatgattaattaattaattaatagaatTTGTTTGTACGTTGTTTCTTCACAGATCAAATTGTTTTGATATCAGTAGCAATCTTGATTGGCCTTTTCATGGTTCAGAGGTTTGGAACTGATAAAGTCGGTTACAGTTTTGCTCCAATAATCTGTATATGGTTTGCATTTATCGGAGGTATTGGCATGTACAATTTCATCAAACATGATACATCAGTCGTAAAAGCAATAAATCCAAAATATATAGTAGATTATTTCACTAGGAATAAGAAAGATGCTTGGATTTCTCTCGGCGGTGTTGTTCTAGCTATAACAGGttcatataatttctttttcattttataattatacaaataataatcaattttCAAAACTCTAGAGTCTAGATTTGATGTGATTTTTCCTCTTCTTGTTAATTGTGCAGGAACTGAAGCACTATTTGCAGATTGTGGACATTTCACGGTTCGGTCTATACAGATAAGTATGTGTTCTGTGACTTACCCTGCTCTCATTTTGGCTTATGTTGGACAAGCTTCCTTTCTTCGCAAAAACAACGATCTTGTCGGTGACACATTTTACAAGTCCATACCAGGTAATTAATTTCaagtaaaaaatttcaaatagtagtattattaattaactaatgaAGGTTTCATCATGTATTGTAGACTCTCTATATTGGCCAATGTTTGTGATTGCTGTTTTAGCAGCAATAATAGCTTCTCAAGCTATGATATCAGGGACATTCTCTATAATCCAACAATCTCTATCATTAGGATGTTTTCCTCGAGTGCGAATTGTACATACATCAGCCAAATATGAAGGACAAGTTTATATCCCAGAAGTTAATTACATCCTCATGATTGCTTGTATTGCTATCACGGTTGGCTtcaaaaacacaacaaaaattgGCAATGCTTATGGTAATTAACTCCTCCTACAATCACATAATCTCTTACATGATTTGAGAGTAAAACATTATGGACAATGAAATTCTAAATGGATACAATATTTGTGCAATGCAGGGATAGCAGTGGTATTTGTGATGACACTGACATCGGCTTTTCTCGTACTAATCATGATCATGATATGGAAGACTCACATACTTTTGATCCTTACCTATGTTCTCGTCATTGGTTCAGTAGAGCTTGTTTATTTAAGCTCAGTTTTATACAAATTTGAACAAGGAGGTTATCTACCTCTTGCATTTGCCGCGATTCTAATGTTCATCATGTATGTTTGGAATAATGTGTATCAAAGGAAATACTATTATGAACTTGATCACAAGATTTCCCCGGAAAAGCTTAGAGAGGTTGCTTGTGACACAAGTTTATCTCGATTACCCGGTCTTGCAATGTTTTACTCTGAGCTTGTTCAAGGTATTCCACCTATTTTCAAGCATTATGTTGCAAATGTTCCTGCACTACACTCTGTCCTTGTCTTTGTTTCCATAAAATCCTTACCTATTAGCAAAGTTCCAACGGAAGAAAGGTTCCTTTTTCGTCGAGTACATCCTAAAGAACTCAATGTATTCCGATGTGCTGTTAGATATGGATACACCGATGTACGCAATGAGCAAGAGCCTTTTGAGAAGATTTTGGTTGAGAGGTTGAAGGAGTTTATAGTTAAGGAATATTATTGTTCTCAAAAATTGATACAAGATGGTAAAAATGATGAAAGTGAAGATGATAAGATTGATGAAATTAGTGATGGAGAAAGAGTACAAGAGGAAATCGAAAAAGAGATTGAGGTGGTTGAAAAAGCATCAAGGGCTGGTATTGTTCATTTGATTGGTGAAAATGAGGTGATTGCTAGTAAAGGAGCTGGCATTGCAAAGAGGATTTTGATTGATTATGCTTACAATTTCTTGAAGAAAAACTTGAGAcaaagtgaaaaattatttgatattcCTCACAAGCATATGGTTAAAGTGGGAATGACTTATGAACTATGAGAATTAAAACTTTGGTCTCTATCTCTATGTAACTCGCTCATAACTTTGttgataaataaatgttgttatTACATGTGTACACCATGAGGTTCATTGTTGATAAATTCATGTTTTTGGTTCATTGTGGACcaatcaaaattatttgattaaaacCATTGGATTAATTAAGTAAATGTAGAGATCTTGTGGTGTGTTGTCTTTattagataataataataataataataataataatagtaatataatattttattttattttgctttctTTCATCTCTATTCTCTTTCATCTAATTCCACCAAGTTGACATGAATGTTTGTTGGCCATGGAAACTCAAAGATTACCCAACAAAACTAAACAAGTAGAAAAGGAAGAGGAAATTTGACTTGACATAAACAATTTGTGGAAGATGAATAATTCTTTTTATCCAACAATATATTATCTTAAATTTTTACGTCTTTGGAAGCATTTATATTCAGtcacattttaagaataaaattttcaGTTTTAATAAGCTTTTTTGACAGAAATCAGTTTTCATAAGCtaacatttaaatataaaaattatatttcataaaaaaatttgagtCATAATAAACACAAATTTGATCATAAGAAATTAATGTGATGGCCTAAATAATATACGACGTGTGTCAAGTAACTTAAAATTATCAATGATttactttaaagtttaaactaaTACTTGCACAAAATTGatcattaaaaaacaaaattattttttataaatataaaacaataaaatgcaaaaatattGGGCAAGGAGTGTTGAACCCATGAGTGGTATTATTCATTTGATTGGTGAAAATGAGGTGATTGCTAGTAAAGGAGATGACATTGCAAATAGGATTTTGATTGATTATGCTTACAATATCTTGAAGAAAAACTTGAGACagagtgaaaaattatttgatattcCTCACAAATATGGTTAAAGTGGGAATGACTTATGAACTAtgagagtaaaaaaaattattcaaatataaTCACAGGgagaaaattagaaaaaaaaaagtttattaatAATCCTAAGCTCACATTGTACTTGTTGTAGTTATGGTTTAATGGAACAAGTGATTTCTAATATTACATTCAGGGTGTttttgtttaaactttaaaaaaaatgattttgttttgaaaaattctaaagattcttttttagaatttttttaaaaaaactatcataatttttttaaaaaaatgtgaaactTCTACACTTAAAttccttagtttttttttataaaaaccaaTCGTCAGTTgcttcagtgatgattgacactgaatttggtagggagggccgtggttcgatcccccgcaactgcgatcgggaggggactgaaaccacttgatgccagaactgacacccgaaccagattcaactggtggtgaaagccaaaaaaacaaaaaaaaaatacagattctagaaaagaataatgctagcaacacactctttaacgaacacactccaacacactttcttttattggttgaaattcacatgggccccataaaaaaatgtggacccatataacttttatgggactcatataaattttaaccaatagaagaaagTGTGTTAAAATGTGTTAGTTAAAGaatgtgttgctagcactctcAGAAAATATATTAGGAttaacttttcatttttgtaAATAAATGTTATTACATGTATATGAGTTATGTTCTATCACATTTCTTTATACGCAAGAATTATGAATTCTATCCATTACCATGTGTTTAAGAAGATAAAATCCAGTTAGACCAATCAATTGTTGTTCTAATATTTTGGTggtctaataataataataataataataataataataataataataataataataataatgacataTGTTTGAacaaatattatcaaaaaagaagaagaaaaaagactgAACAATAAAGACCTCAACTAACTAACATCATGGTTATAATCCACAGTTGCTTTTATAAGAGCTATTCAAACGCAGTGAATTAAGTATGTCACTGTAACTTGTAGTGGTAATTACTTTTGGGCTGAAAAATTCAATGCACATTTTgttttaacaaataaaacaaaacacactaaaattgacccttcttctatttttctctaTTTAAACAACCTCTCCTAATTAACAAGATACTTTCTTCTCTCCCTTAATTAAAATGGCttcagaagaagatgaaggaaatgTAGTAGCTGTGAACATGGATAACATACAACATGAACaacatgatgatgataatgatagTGCTAAAAAGTTTTCGTCACAAATTGTTCGAAAAAGAGATTCTCTTGAACTTGAAGCTGGCGCCACCTCTAATATTACACATAAATCCAAAGTACTTCTTAATTATTCTTAATTATATTAACGTAATCTAGTAATTCTTAATTATTGAATGTGTCCCTATAGCATTTCTGTAGTCATAAATAGTAGTCTTTTTTAAGCTACTCAAAGCAGTTTCTCATTTGAAATTACGaaattttaaatgatttgtaGGGTCCATCAACAACGATAATACTACAACTAGCATTTCAAAGTCTCGGAATAGTTTATGGAGACATTGGAACTTCACCATTGTATGTGTATGCAAGCATCTTCCCTAATGGCATAAATCACAATGATGATATTTTGGGAGCTCTTTCCTTAATCTTCTACACCATCACTCTCATCCCCCTTCTTAAATATGTCTTCTTCGTCTTAAGGGCCACCGATAATGGCGAAGGTTAATACCCTGCTATACATACCATGCATTCTTTTAGTGATAGTTTGAGATTTGTTACGAGTTAGTCATGATTAGTTGattttttagttatatttgtTACATATGACATGATCATACATTCTATCAATAATTCTAAAATCAATATTTctcttgattgattgattgatcatATATTTGTTAGGTGGAACATTTGCTTTGTACTCTCTAATATGTCGTTACTCGAGAGTTGGACTAATTCCAAATCAACAAGCAGAGGATGCAGAGGTGTCAAATTATCAGCTGAAATTGCCAAAGAGAAGGGAGAAGAGAGCATCAATTGTTAAATCTACACTTGAGAACAGTCACTTTATGAGGCACTTCCTCTTATTTTCCACTATGCTTGGAACTTCCATGGTCATGGGTGATGGTGTTCTCACCCCTTGCATATCTGGTTAGTGATTTCTAATACATTATTTGACGACGAGTTATCAGATATGCAAGTGACAAAACACATACTAAACAAATTGTTTGAAATATTTGTCGCAGTTTTATCGGCTGTGGGAGGGATTAAGCAAGCTGCTAACCAAATAACTGAAGGTTGGTATTCTATTTCACTTTTAGGGGAATGAATctttacaaatttaaatttatttagttggtccagtggtgattgacgctggacttggtagggagggATGACCATGGTTCGATCCACGTCAACTGCGATCCGGAGGGGGCTGTAACCACTTGATGCCGCaactgactcccgaaccagattagatgGTCCAGTGGGCCAGATACCAGTggtgagaaagaaaaaagttattAATTAAAGCAATTTGTCTGTGTTGGTTATGTGCAGATCAAATTGTATGGATATCAGTAGCAATCTTGATTGACATTTTCATGGTTCAAAGGTTTGGAACTGATAAAGTGGGTTACACTTTTGCTCCCATTATTTGTATATGGTTTGCATTCATTGCAATTATTGGTCTGTATAATTTCATCAAGTATGATCCATCAGTTATAAAAGCAATAAATCCAAAATACATAGTACATTATTTCATCAGGAATAAGAAAAATGCTTGGGTTTCTCTTGGAGGCGTTGTTCTTTGTATAACAGGTACATATCATTCTTTCTTCATTTTACATATactacaaaattataaaaaaataactagtAACATACTCGtgcatatgaattttttaattgtgtAGGAAGTGAAGCACTATTTGCTGATGTTGGACATTTCACGGTTCGATCTATACAATTAAGTATGTGTTTTGTGACTTACCCTACTCTTGTTTTGGCTTATTCTGGACAAGCCGCCTTTCTTCGCAAACACAACGATGTTGTCGCAGACTCATTCTACAAGTCTGTACCAGGTAATTAATTTCAAGCAAAACGATCTTGTCGTATACACAATTTAGTTATTTGTGTCAAACTCGATCACTAAAATTAACTAATAAAGGTTTTCATGTACTACTGCAGGTCTTATATATTGGCCAATGTTTGTGATTGCTGTTTTGGCAGCAATTGTAGCTTCTCAAGCTATGATCTCAGGATCTTTCTCTATAATCCAACAATCCCTATCATTGGGATGTTTTCCTCGCGTGCAAGTTGTACATACATCGGCAAAATATGAAGGACAAGTTTATATCCCAGAAGTTAATTACATCCTCATGATTGCTTGTATTGCCATCACTATTGGCTTTAGAACCACAACAGAAATTGGCAATGCCTACGGGATAGCTGTGGTATTTGTGATGTCACTAACATCGTCTCTTCTCGTGCTAATCATGATCATGATATGGAAGACTAACATATTTTTGGTCATTACCTATGTTCTTGTAATTAGTTCATTGGAGCT
This genomic interval from Trifolium pratense cultivar HEN17-A07 linkage group LG6, ARS_RC_1.1, whole genome shotgun sequence contains the following:
- the LOC123889102 gene encoding potassium transporter 5-like encodes the protein MALEEKEEAIVVVNMENIQQQQQEHVSDHPILQGQKQPSFRRNDSLEIEARTTSHARHSKGPSTAMILQLAFQSLGIVYGDIGTSPLYVYSSTFTHGIKHNDDILGVLSLIFYTLTLIPLLKYVFFVLRATDNGDGGTFALYSLICRYARVGLIPNRQAEDADVSNYQLELPNNREKRASKLKSMLENNHFMKLFLLFATMLGTSMVIGDGVLTPCISVLSAVGGIKEAANQITENQIVLISVAILIGLFMVQRFGTDKVGYSFAPIICIWFAFIGGIGMYNFIKHDTSVVKAINPKYIVDYFTRNKKDAWISLGGVVLAITGTEALFADCGHFTVRSIQISMCSVTYPALILAYVGQASFLRKNNDLVGDTFYKSIPDSLYWPMFVIAVLAAIIASQAMISGTFSIIQQSLSLGCFPRVRIVHTSAKYEGQVYIPEVNYILMIACIAITVGFKNTTKIGNAYGIAVVFVMTLTSAFLVLIMIMIWKTHILLILTYVLVIGSVELVYLSSVLYKFEQGGYLPLAFAAILMFIMYVWNNVYQRKYYYELDHKISPEKLREVACDTSLSRLPGLAMFYSELVQGIPPIFKHYVANVPALHSVLVFVSIKSLPISKVPTEERFLFRRVHPKELNVFRCAVRYGYTDVRNEQEPFEKILVERLKEFIVKEYYCSQKLIQDGKNDESEDDKIDEISDGERVQEEIEKEIEVVEKASRAGIVHLIGENEVIASKGAGIAKRILIDYAYNFLKKNLRQSEKLFDIPHKHMVKVGMTYEL